tttgggtaatataaaattttatatcaaccaaaacggcaaaatcgctgcatcaacagcgatttactttcccggaaaaagcaaaatcgctgccgaggcagcgattttgctttttccgggaaagtaaatcgctgttgatgcagcgattttgccgttttgggtaatataaaattttatatcaaccaaaacggcaaaatcgctgcatcaacagcgatttactttcccggaaaaagcaaaatcgctgccgaggcagcgattttgctttttccgggaaagtaaatcgctgttgatgcagcgattttgccgttttgggtaatataaaattttatatcaaccaaaacggcaaaatcgctgcatcaacagcgatttactttcccggaaaaagcaaaatcgctgccgaggcagcgattttgctttttccgggaaagtaaatcgctgttgatgcagcgattttgccgttttgggtaatataaaattttatatcaaccaaaacggcaaaatcgctgcatcaacagcgatttactttcccggaaaaagcaaaatcgctgccgaggcagcgattttgctttttccgggaaagtaaatcgctgttgatgcagcgattttgccgttttgggtaatataaaattttatatcaaccaaaacggcaaaatcgctgcatcaacagcgatttactttcccggaaaaagcaaaatcgctgccgaggcagcgattttgctttttccgggaaagtaaatcgctgttgatgcagcgattttgccgttttgggtaatataaaattttatataccgttttggaatttttattaatattttgtaccttTTAGGCTCCGTACTcgtttttgaattgaaattgtCTTTAAGCAAGAAACAGAAGGTTAATTTACATCCTAGCTAGTTGAATAAGTTTAAAACACCAAGACAAGGCGCGACTAGTCAAATGTGACAGAAGCAGCACCATTCTTCTCTTATAAATTGATGCATCAAGCCAACGTCTTGGCTTGATAACGCTGTATCAATCACTTGGATCATACAACATGAAACGACTCCATAAGAACGTAAGTAAATCATTAAACTGATGGGTTCATAACCACTTCAAGGTGTAAATAAATCCATTACACTAATGTGTTCATAAATCACTTCAAGGCAAATAAACGCTGAGTCATTGTAGCTGGGTGGGTTGCCTTTCCTGAATAATGAACTACTTCTGTATGATACAACTTACTGAGCTACTTACTTTCTATATGGATTTACAGAGAACTCCGCACCCCAGTTGAAATTACACTTCttacattatattttgtatagCCAAAATTACATTGTCACCTTCACTTCATCATGGTCTGTCCCATTCTTTGCTTTTCGTTGGTATGCCAAGATCTGAAAGACAGCAAGCTAGTTAGATATGCTCAAGATAAATCAAAGGAAAGATGAGAATTAATGGAAGAATGCAGATTCAGGACCACTGTGTTGTTTAAAAGAGAGATCATTATAATGCATCAGTTAGACTATCAAATATAAGACTGTCGACATGTTTCTGGAATAGTGGATGTCGTCTAAGAGGGAGCTTACCAGATTACGCTGGTTCAAACCAAATGTTTCTTGGATTTCTCCCAATGTCTGATGCTCTTCCACAGTCTGGATTTCTGCTTTAGAAGGATCTTCAACAATGGGTTTGGAAATGGCCATGATATCAGAACTTGAAGGGTTGTCAGTGGGGTTCTTCTCTTTTATCAGCACTATGTCAATTTCCGCGACTTCTATGGAAGTCTGCTGAGCTACATACTGCATATAGATAATATATTCAAATGAAGCATGCTGTCATACATTCATCTATCTGCAATTTAGGTTTATACAAGTGTGAAAAAGGTTAAGACCGGTAGAATACCTGTCTTAAATGTTTAACTTCCATAGTTGGCTGGCAACTAAGGTAAGGTCGTTGCAAACTTGGTATATCCTCCTCGGAAAAGGAAACAAGCATAAGTCTGGCATCCAACTGAAAGGGAAAAAAATCCATTTAGAGCATTGCAAACCAAACAAAATCCATCTACTTGATACCTCAATCGTAGAAAGCAACAATCAAATAGCAATAGTGAATATTGGATAATCACAAATGTACAGACGGAGACAAAAAGGAAAACATCCAATAAGTACTAGTGTTGGTTTGCTGTACCTTCCCTTCATATTCATCTGAACGAGATAGAGAAGCAATTAGCTTCGAGACTCTGCTGTTCCTGGAGACTTTGCCAATGCCTCCACCAAGACCCCCATGCCTGTTGTTACTTCGCATGCCACCTTTTCCCCAGGCAAGAATCTCTGAACAGCGAATAAGTCCACTACATGCACCAAATGATTCTTGGTTTGTTTCTGCATCATTTTCTTCACTGGCTGCTGAGGCCTGAGAAGGCCGTCCTGCCCTCTTTTTCTGTCGCTTTGGTTTGACTTCTATCGAGCGCTCATCAGCAGAGGAAGAATCCTTGCCATCATGATTACCATCTTCTTCCTCATCAGATATATGGTGTTCAGCACCCTGATAATTTCTTCTTCCCCTTAAATTCCGATAGTTTCCCTGAGATCTCCTCGTAAAAGCTGCTGCTCTTGCAGACCGTTTCCTTCCCAGTGCTTCGGATTGTCGCTGTGACGTCTGTGCGATTGAAGCTTGTATCTGTTCAAAGAGTAAGCAAAATATGAAATGGTGAAAAGGTAAAGGAAACTCTAAGCATTCAGAAGGTTATTGGAGCTCAGATCCATGTGTTCAAAAAGTACAAAATACCTAATGACCCATATCTGCCCTTTGCTATAGATATAACATCACTTATAAATATTGAGAGAAACGTGTCATATATTTCCACACTTCTCTTTGACATTGCATGTGGAATCAGCCAAACTTACATATCTAGGACGAACTGACAATTTTACaggaaataaaaatatctgCTAGTAGAGAATAATATGTATGGAATACATTTTTGGCACTGAACTTGGATTGGTTTACCTGCTTATTTAAAGCTTTATCCTCTTCATGAAAAGCAAATTCCTGAGTGATACACAAAAGAGGTAAGTCCATTTCAATGAAACAGGTCAATGGTAGACCTTTGCCATGAGACATTCTAGAGTAAACCATAATAGTACCTCCTCCTCAAATTTATCAATATCTGGATATAGAAATGCAATTAGAGCATCATAGTTCGGATCATCTCTCAGAGAACGGCGACTAGCACAGTGGGTACGACAAGCAGGACACTCATTGTTCCTAAATATAGTTGACATACTTAACTGGATAAGCAAACACTCGTTACTTCTCAGGTCTCAACTAGTGAAATATAAGTTTAGTAGGTACCCCATTCGCATAGACTTGTCAATGCATTCTCTGCAAAATCGATGCAAACATTCCATAACTGTTCTGGTCTTCCGTATGATGCCTGCATGTTTCACAGAGGTAAACTGGTAACAACAATTGACATACATTACAAAAACAGAGGTTATCACTATGTTCTAGAGGAGATCCCCCCGTATATAAATCATAGTCAAATACAGCTCCTCAAACAGTTCATCAGAAATTAATGTAGCTCTCCTTAGTGAATAAGTGTCAATACCAATTCTGTTTTCTCACATAAGCATTCCCCAGATGGCTCCGAGATTGGAACTATGTGTTCCTTAATCAATAGGAAAGAAACATGTAACGAATCCACATAGGAATTCTCAATGttgggaaaaaagaagaagaaatatcaATCATAAGTTGAACAATAGAAAATGTAGGCAGCTAAACAATAATTCACCTATATCAGTTAGTGACAAGAAAGAGAAGTCCCAATCAGCACAATTGCAAGCAGAGATCACAAGAGGTAGAGACCGAAAATTGAGGTTACTAGAAGAAACCCATTTAGTAGATAATAGAGTCTCAATGAGACATGTTTCTCATTTCACAAgaacaaatatagaaaaattataacATGAAAAGAGCAATTATTATGGTTGAACGTGATATTTTCTTAGAATCTCAAACTGGGCTTGGGGGGCTCATTAGTAATCCTGGTACATACTGTCATAACAATTGAAACATAACTCTAGCTAAGAGGAGGCTTCACCTTCTCTTACTCCCAACCTCTAACATGCCCACAGGACAATGAAGGCAGCATAATCATTTTACATCATGACTTTCCAAAAACCACATAAAACTGACATGCATTTTAGTGGGTTTTTTGAAATGCTGAATTTGATAGGGTGGTGTGACACTTAAAGTATCTTGCTGTGACATATTCTCTTCAGACATATCCAACTCTAATaacattaaataataaagaCAGTGAAGAAAGAGCAGAGACCCATACCTAAACATATAGGACACTGTACTTCTTTGCGaatttctgaaagtctcacagTGATAAATCTGCAATCAAGCAAATGTAAGCACAATAACCAAAATCCAGATACCCCATATTCAAAAAATCTGTCGAGTTGGCACAGAAGTGGAGGTTCAACAGTTCAGAAAAGAAGATGGAGCATGGTCCCAGGTTCCATATGGGGAGATTATACGGAGGGAGAGAAATTTAAGATGCTTTTAAGACGAGCAAGTGACCAACTAAAACCAAAAGATAAAACTAAGTTATTGTCTACTGTTTTATTTTGGGTGTAAACAAGAATGTATAGAAGATACTGAGTCTCTATTAGAAGTTCTAGAATCTTTCCAAGACAGTAGATACTTTGGTGGTTTATATCTTTTTGCTTCATACACTCTATAAATATGTCCCACCACCGTGTTTTGCATTTTCACTATAAAGCTAGTCAccatctcaaaaaaaaaattccgcATTAAAATAGTTCTCAATAAGAAAAACTATATCTATTACCGATAAAATTATTCCTTGGAGAGATGGCATAAAAGGAAGAtagtagaaaagaaggaaaagtcGGCAGGTGTCAAAGACAATTTTAGTGTTAGCATTAATCACTTAGATGTTCAGCAAACTAtcatatactaataataacagCTGAGTGCTATACAATATACTACCAATAGGAGAAAGAAAACCacaatttatattgaatttgaaTAAAACCATCTTGTATTTTTTCAACGATTTGTTGCTCATGTGGACTTCAACTTATATTGATGCGCAACCAAACTCAAGTTAATATTCAAGAAGTCAAAGAACATTAGGTCATACTATATCATTAAATCTACAATATCAGAATCCTTTGCAAACTCAACAAATCTTGTCGAATCAGCTTGAAAGGaattaattctcaaaaaaaaaatagaaggaaTTTTACTTATCAAAAAATCCTCGAGATGAAAGGGAGGGCCTGATTCCAGCTACTATAGATCTTGATATATACCGTTCAAAAGATGATGATGTCATGAAATTAGGAGCAAGTAGCAtcatatatatactaaaaagtaaattataaccAGAAACAAACACTGTTTTGATAGGTAACACAAATAAAACATGATTAGGACTAAGTTTACCCTGGATGTCTGTATGCATATGTAATTATTGTCAATTGAACGAAAACCTAGACTAATGTGTTGCCTCTAGTTTAGGCACACAGATAATCGATCTAGCAAAGTGTTTCAACATTCATCACTATATGGATGATGTATATTGTAACTCTAGATACTATATGCATAACAGTCAACTTATGGTATGGATCTAGTGGAGCAATATCTActattttaactttaaccaaaCTTAATGTATTACACAGAAACAATTATCTGGACATATTTAAAGGTTTAACTTCTTTCCTGGCGTAACAAGAAAGCACTTGAATTCGCTTGTAATCAAACCCTTATATCTTTCTCAggagttaatacctcagatggtcactcaatCATGCactctctcagaaagtcactcaactttcaattttcacacaaaagtcactcaactatgcacttctttctcagaaagtcactcaactatccactctttcctcggaaagtcactcaatctattaaattgttcttttaattaaaatttgctgatattaattgtttatataaaaaaccaaaattttaaaaaattaaaaaataccaTTTAAACCATTTAGTGATTCACCCACCTAACCTGactcattaaaaaatataatatgacccattttattttgcccTTAATCCTAAATTATTCCCTCTCTTTCACCTTTGCTCCtctacatttttctttttcattttccattGTTGTTTACTAATACCCCTATGCAATTGTCGAATTTGAGATGACATTGTTGGCTATTTTGAATTGTGATGCCTGTTATAGTAACATTGAAACTCCCATAGCAGCGTGCTCGATCTGCTGCTCGGATGACTGCCGGTAAAAGGAAgccaacaaaagaaaatgaaaagaaaaatgtagAGGAGCAGAGGAGAAAGAGAGGGAATAATTTAGGATTAAgggcaaaataaaatgggtcatattatatttttcaatggatcgggttaggtgggtggatcactaaatggtttaaatggtatttttattttttaacaattttggtttgttatataaacaattaatatcagcaaatttttttaaaaaaacaatttaatagattgagtgactttctgaggaaagagaggatagttgagtgacttttgagttaaaattcaaagttgagtgactttctgagaaagAAGTGCAttgttgagtgacttttgagtgaaaattgaaagttgagtgactttctgagagaagagtgcatagttgagtgaccataTGAGGTATTAACTCCTTTCTCagagaatttaattttttccacactattttttgaaaaagtatttttatacTTCACTAGAACTTCTTTACCTTGAATCAAACATCTAATGTCTCCACTAAAAGACTCAAATCTAGTCTCGCCTCTCTTTCATTGATTTGAGGGCATGTTGTGGTAATAAACATAGAGCAAGATCGTAACAGAATGATCTTTACTGTTTCTACTAGAGTGCATTCCCCATACCATTTTGATGTTTCTGTTACCAGCTATTCTAGTATCTATTGTTATTTACTAGTAAGAGAAACTTAATTACTCGCGCTTATTCAAGTCTAAATGACAGTTCTCTCATGgagcataaaaaatattatgcacACTTccctttaaaagaaaaaactgcAACATTTTTCTTCATTAGCTCTCCAAAAGCATGTAGTAAACATTAACAAGGACACCACTTGGACatttatgtataaaaagaactcaaagaaaaagtaaaaatttagaTCATCTCTCCAGGATTCCcctattttatatgaaataatgcAACTTCAACTTTTAGCTGGTGTTAaggagagtttttttttttgttgatgtttttcTCTGGGAATGTTTGTAATGTAATTGTCAGATCTGTTTTTCAAAAGTAcaatagaaattaaaaataacttgaGGCACTTTTCTGAAGAGCGCTCTGGGACAGAAGAAAACTTCTTAGACAACAATTATCAAAATAGTTTGTTAGTTATACTcggaaattttccaaaaatgtcGCCAAACACATTCCCAAAAAGCTTTTCAAACAGGGCCTTGATGCTTTCCTAGGTCGATGACAATATTCTTAGAATGGATTGACAACACACAAGTGGTTGAGCAATTCTGTTACGTGTATTTCATACCTATTGGTTTTGTCTTGCCTTTTTCTATCAAAAGTAAGGAACATGAACAGAATTTCTCTAGAAAAGCTAAAAATGTGCACATACATAATAGTTAAGCATGTGGCTTTAAAAGATCAGCGAAAAGAAACTtatctggaaaaaaaatgagaaattaaaACTACATTTTCAGGGTTCATTATTAAGAAACTATGACAAGCTAGATACTCAATAGTTTATCAAGGTTCAAGAACAAAACAACTTGGTCAAATTGTAGAACAATTTATCGCCGCGACAACCAGGCTTCTATTTTGGAGGAATAATTTTCATCTACACTAAGCAATCCTAATCAGGTATGTGTAGAAGAATGTAACGAACACTATGTCTCTCGCTAAAACTGAGCACATGGTTTTGCTCAAAACAATACTAGTTCTATCATGAAATGGCTCCAGATCCAACAGGATGTTTACAATTTGGAAGTTCCTTTTATCAATTTAACCATGAGGTCCATGACAAAGATATTAATAGCTTGGGTCAAAAGAGAATATGCCATTTCGGAGTCCAGTCAATTATATGTTCATGGAAGGAGTCCGTATATTCTGAGTTCATGTATAAGGAATCACAAAGtaaattctttcaaaaaatgtatgaattaaGAAAGAGAGTGAATTAAAGATTCAAGAGACATGGAAGAGCATTTGTAAAGGGCAGATTACAGATGGAACTAGGACAAGCTGAAGACTGTTCTAGCTTATGAAAAATCAGATCTAAAAGTTGAGTTCGTGTATTAGAAGAACTCGATGTGTCAAGAAACATTATTACCACGTCAAGTGGGAAATGAACAAGTAACAACAAGAATGAATTTCGCAATCTTGACTAATTGTGAGTTCAATGATTTTGTCGAGGCTTTGACACTCATGATCTTTGTTGGAATGATGCAACAATAAAACTTAGAAGTTTCATCGACTCAGCCAAAACATTGTCAAAGTAAATACAAGAAACAATCTAACTTCATACAAGTTCATAACTGAAACCTAAAGTATCTTCTAATAACTTAAGCAGCATGATTCCTCATAATCATATTCAATCAAAGTTGGCCTGCCCTATCAAATTATAGATTCGACCTGCATCTGGACATGTCACATGCAAGCACAAACCAGATGCATCAAATAAAGCTAATCAGAATTCAAATTTACTAACTGTTCTGTTATTTCAGACAAATCTTACTAATTACTCCCAAAACTCGAAAAAGAAGAAGTCAAACCACTGAAAGACAAAGCCACAGAGCTCCTATAGCGATGTTCATAAGAAGCGAAATACAAACTCAATTACAAAACAAAGCTAGTGGATCTCAAGTTATACACCGTTTCTAACATTCCACGCAGTCCAAATCACACCATTGACTTCatcacaacaacaaaaatactcATACGCATAtcgtgcatatatatatatataatgcatTATTCCATCTGAACATACTTAGACCTCTACAAATGGAAAAAGATAAGAGATAGAGCACATTACTCGTCTTTCTCCCCGCCGCTCGAACAAGTAGTTCCATCCGAATCTGAAAGTCAAACACAGAGCAGAAAATCACAAACATCATGTTATGTTGAGTGAAACTCGAGTCACCGCTGAAAATTGTGTGTATATACAAATGAAATGTAACATACAAATCTATACACATGTATATACACGGATTGTCTATGTATACACGTACCTTCGCCGCCGCTGTCATCGGCATCTTCGTCGTGATTTTGATTACCTTGTAACGAATCATCGTCCTTCTCGTCCGGTGGCGGAGGAGTAGGAGAAGTTTCGTACGGACGCTTCTGTGCAGGCATTGACTATTCAAAGCTGAGAAGTGAGCTCGCCAGCGACGGTGGTGGCGGAGGCGTTGGTGTATGGTGGTGGACTGGGAAGAGAGGTGAATAAGAAAATAGCTTTCTTCACGCTGCTTATTAGTAGTATCTTATTTATGAAAGAGAAAAGTACAAGTGTTAAGGCACATGGTACAGGATTCCCCTTTCGGCAATTTCACTACAATTACGATTTATGAAAGAGAAAGGTACAAGAGTTGAAGCACAAGGTGCATTATTCTTTAATCGGAAATTTTCTTATTACTCTATTATTTCACACACTGTAAAGCGGAGAAGACAAGAAATAAACGTGGAAATTTGGATTTGCGAAATCTGAATGTTTATGATTATTGATAAAAAGGCCCTATTAGTACAATTTTCTTCTTCAGAATTTCGAAATTTACCTAAAAAGGTCTTATTGAGTCCTCCATAAATAACTTCACACTAGTAAGTACTATGTTGGTAAAAACATCAAGTTCTTTTCATAGCCaccaaaataagataaaaattgaTGCATATACTATTTATACATCAAACTAAGCCAACTTAATTACAATTAAGTGATTTAACAAATATGTTTAActgaaaaatacaattaatgTAGAAAGTCATTTTTAGTAGTTTATTTTTCCCCGTTTCAATTAGagaatttttattctttatttttgaataatgtttatcgaatttaaaaaataaaataaaaagaaaaagaaatcctCTATATCAAATTCACCTTTTGTACACACATATTCAGagtattaatttgataaatgttGAGtgctaataaataaatacaaataaaacaaTCAAGAGGTCATATTTACTCCATTGTTTTTTTGAAAGAGATGTTGATATTAtccatattatattttataattaacttTACCCTTAATGCtatacttttaaattataacCGCcctcataattatattttgtttgaataTATATAACCTGATTATGTTTTTTAAGCTAGAAgctacataaaaaaaaattgcagtcCGACTAGCATATTTGATCATAGATTTTGgatataatttagaaaattattttaaatatttgtttatcatacacatcttaatttattttaaaatattaatctgccaataaaaatcttcaaaatttgaattcaaatttcaaaaaggtaATACAATTATAGTTTTTTAGGGGATAATTTGACTTTTTACTAATATTACTCCAAGTTTTTTCCGAATAAATGCAAGTCAACACAACTTTAgaaactcaaattttcaaatttcaacttcaaaatctaTATCCAATCGAAGCttgaatataattt
This window of the Solanum pennellii chromosome 2, SPENNV200 genome carries:
- the LOC107009135 gene encoding putative E3 ubiquitin-protein ligase RING1a — protein: MPAQKRPYETSPTPPPPDEKDDDSLQGNQNHDEDADDSGGEDSDGTTCSSGGEKDEFITVRLSEIRKEVQCPICLGIIRKTRTVMECLHRFCRECIDKSMRMGNNECPACRTHCASRRSLRDDPNYDALIAFLYPDIDKFEEEEFAFHEEDKALNKQIQASIAQTSQRQSEALGRKRSARAAAFTRRSQGNYRNLRGRRNYQGAEHHISDEEEDGNHDGKDSSSADERSIEVKPKRQKKRAGRPSQASAASEENDAETNQESFGACSGLIRCSEILAWGKGGMRSNNRHGGLGGGIGKVSRNSRVSKLIASLSRSDEYEGKLDARLMLVSFSEEDIPSLQRPYLSCQPTMEVKHLRQYVAQQTSIEVAEIDIVLIKEKNPTDNPSSSDIMAISKPIVEDPSKAEIQTVEEHQTLGEIQETFGLNQRNLILAYQRKAKNGTDHDEVKVTM